A single genomic interval of Thermodesulfatator atlanticus DSM 21156 harbors:
- a CDS encoding redox-sensing transcriptional repressor Rex, translating to MTDFKIPGITVYRLALYARTLEKLLAEGRDLISSEELARECGVNSAQLRKDLSYFGQFGVRGVGYSVPALLKHIRRILGTDREWFLVLMGAGHLGLALLNYELLPKRGFKFVAAFDVDEQKIGQVINDVYVYHVDQISWVLREHPADIGVIATPAPSAQEAADLLIENGIKGILNFAPVRIKHPPEVIVEHSDLTVLFDKLAFYLKRLD from the coding sequence ATGACAGATTTTAAGATACCTGGCATAACAGTTTATCGTTTAGCGCTATATGCCCGGACTCTGGAAAAGCTTCTGGCTGAAGGGCGCGATTTAATCAGTTCAGAAGAATTAGCCCGCGAATGCGGTGTAAACTCTGCCCAGCTTCGTAAGGATCTCTCGTATTTTGGCCAATTCGGGGTGCGCGGAGTAGGCTATTCAGTCCCAGCCTTGCTTAAACATATCCGTCGTATTCTGGGCACAGATAGGGAATGGTTTTTGGTGCTTATGGGAGCGGGGCATTTGGGCTTGGCTCTTCTTAACTATGAGCTTTTGCCCAAAAGAGGTTTCAAGTTCGTAGCAGCCTTTGATGTTGATGAACAAAAAATAGGCCAGGTAATAAACGATGTATATGTTTATCACGTTGATCAGATAAGTTGGGTTTTAAGAGAACATCCTGCAGACATTGGGGTTATCGCTACGCCGGCCCCATCTGCACAAGAGGCAGCAGATTTGCTGATAGAAAATGGTATCAAAGGAATTCTTAATTTTGCTCCGGTACGTATTAAGCACCCGCCTGAGGTAATCGTAGAACATTCCGACTTGACGGTCCTTTTTGATAAACTTGCCTTTTATCTTAAACGCCTGGACTAA
- a CDS encoding NTPase: MLLPLHGIKNVLLHGLPGSGKTTLVERLVGKIPYPKRGFYTREVREKGRRIGFKIVTLDGKEAWLAKRGKGYPQVGKYRVFVESFEKLAVPTISEIDPGEMVVIDEIGKMELFSKSFQQAVLNVLDSSVPVLATVGYGLIPFVENLFKREDAIFAEVTPETRDHLVDRILVEFYRPGFLVVFEGLDGSGKSTLMAKLAEKIAKEGKKVVTTQEPTKGEWGEKIREHLSSGSKISPQAMAELFLRDRREHAEKFLIPALQEKQIVLCDRYYLSTMAYQGACELDVKELKRANETWAPVPDLVIYLKVPIETALERVSQRPFYKPEIFETEEFLAKVAEIYEANLKYFRHEIIDASKPLEVVIENTWNALQKYLADWQNREG, from the coding sequence ATGCTGTTGCCACTTCATGGAATCAAAAATGTTTTGCTTCACGGACTTCCCGGAAGTGGAAAAACTACCCTTGTGGAACGCCTGGTAGGAAAGATCCCCTATCCCAAAAGAGGATTTTACACGCGCGAAGTGCGTGAAAAAGGCCGCCGTATTGGCTTTAAAATAGTCACGTTGGACGGAAAGGAAGCCTGGCTTGCCAAAAGAGGAAAAGGATACCCCCAGGTAGGAAAGTACCGCGTCTTTGTAGAGTCCTTTGAAAAACTCGCCGTGCCTACCATCTCTGAAATTGATCCCGGAGAAATGGTAGTCATTGATGAAATAGGCAAAATGGAACTTTTTTCTAAGTCTTTTCAGCAGGCAGTTTTAAATGTCTTGGATTCTTCTGTTCCGGTTCTTGCAACGGTAGGATATGGCCTTATCCCTTTTGTGGAAAATCTTTTCAAACGCGAAGACGCTATCTTTGCGGAGGTAACCCCTGAGACCCGAGATCACTTGGTAGATCGCATTTTGGTAGAATTCTATCGTCCGGGATTTCTAGTTGTTTTTGAGGGGCTTGATGGTTCAGGCAAAAGCACTTTAATGGCAAAACTTGCCGAAAAAATTGCCAAGGAAGGGAAAAAAGTAGTTACCACACAAGAACCAACCAAAGGAGAATGGGGCGAAAAGATACGAGAACATCTTTCTTCGGGTTCTAAAATCTCGCCACAGGCCATGGCTGAACTTTTTTTGCGTGACCGGCGCGAACATGCTGAGAAATTTTTGATTCCCGCGTTACAGGAAAAACAAATTGTACTTTGCGATCGGTATTATCTCTCCACCATGGCTTATCAAGGAGCCTGTGAACTAGACGTAAAAGAGCTCAAGCGGGCCAACGAGACCTGGGCTCCGGTCCCAGACCTGGTTATTTATCTCAAAGTGCCTATTGAAACCGCCCTTGAAAGAGTCTCTCAAAGGCCTTTTTATAAACCCGAAATTTTTGAGACCGAAGAATTTTTAGCAAAGGTAGCTGAAATCTATGAAGCAAATCTTAAATATTTCCGTCACGAAATAATAGATGCTTCAAAACCCCTGGAAGTAGTAATTGAAAACACCTGGAACGCTTTACAAAAATACCTGGCTGACTGGCAAAATCGAGAAGGCTAA
- a CDS encoding deoxyguanosinetriphosphate triphosphohydrolase, translated as MTIRRELEEIEEKILSPWAAKSSQTRGRLRKEDECPLRTAFQRDRDRIIHSKSFRRLKHKTQVFLSPGGDHYRTRLTHTLEVAQIARTMAKALRLNEDLTEAIALGHDLGHTPFGHAGEAILNELHPEGFRHYEQSLRVVDFLEKNGQGLNLTWEVRDGILKHSKGKGPILPDDTSKLAKTLEGQLVRVADIIAYLNHDLDDALRGGVIKERDIPRDCLKILGEKHSERINTMVKELIYATLKASDGKLHLSENIIYAMEMLRAFLFERVYEAPIVYNEFLKAKKLLKELYFYFLENEIPWDKENIYQEETPLHQKVCDFIAGMTDRYALALFEKYFVPKSWPI; from the coding sequence ATGACCATTCGCCGAGAACTTGAAGAAATTGAAGAAAAGATATTATCTCCCTGGGCGGCAAAATCTTCTCAAACCCGCGGACGCTTAAGAAAAGAAGACGAATGCCCCTTACGCACCGCCTTTCAACGGGATCGAGATCGCATCATACATTCAAAGTCCTTCAGACGCTTGAAACACAAAACCCAGGTCTTTTTGTCTCCTGGTGGAGACCATTACCGTACCCGTTTGACCCACACCCTTGAAGTAGCCCAAATCGCCCGCACTATGGCCAAAGCCCTTCGGCTAAACGAAGACTTGACCGAAGCCATTGCCCTGGGCCATGACCTCGGCCATACCCCCTTTGGCCATGCAGGAGAAGCAATTCTTAACGAACTTCATCCAGAAGGTTTCAGGCATTACGAACAGAGTTTAAGGGTGGTAGATTTCCTCGAAAAAAATGGCCAAGGACTTAACCTGACATGGGAAGTACGTGACGGAATACTTAAACATTCCAAAGGCAAGGGGCCTATTCTTCCAGATGACACTTCAAAACTTGCTAAAACCCTCGAAGGCCAGCTGGTACGCGTGGCAGATATCATCGCCTATCTGAACCACGATCTAGATGACGCTTTAAGAGGAGGCGTAATCAAAGAAAGAGATATCCCGAGAGACTGCTTAAAAATCCTCGGAGAGAAGCATTCAGAGCGTATTAACACCATGGTAAAAGAGTTAATTTATGCCACGTTGAAAGCTTCCGACGGAAAACTACATCTGTCTGAAAATATCATATATGCCATGGAAATGCTGCGTGCATTTCTCTTTGAGCGAGTGTATGAAGCGCCTATCGTTTATAACGAGTTTTTAAAGGCCAAAAAACTCCTCAAAGAGCTCTATTTCTACTTTTTAGAAAACGAAATTCCCTGGGACAAAGAAAACATTTACCAGGAAGAAACCCCCTTACATCAAAAGGTTTGTGACTTTATCGCCGGGATGACAGACCGCTACGCCCTGGCACTTTTTGAAAAATATTTTGTACCTAAATCCTGGCCAATTTAA
- the proB gene encoding glutamate 5-kinase — protein sequence MNTREKILAKSKRLVVKVGSAVITGEDGLSRNVIGNLSAELTRFANQGYEVVLVSSGAIACGRKRLGLPKRPFTLTEKQALAATGQAGLIQTYEEYFTQYGQQVAQILLTRVDLEDRKRYLLARNTLMTLLRWRVIPIINENDTVAVEEIQFGDNDLLSAMVVGLIGADLLICLSDIDALYDKDPRDHPDAKPVRYVEEIDSKIEAMAGKKPGRLGRGGMVSKIRAAKMVTSLGVPMIIAPGREPMILERIFSGEEIGTMFLPARKMTAKKFWIAYHPRPEGALVLDEGAVKALVEKGKSLLPAGIKEVKGVFDKGACVECLDENGRCIAVGLSNFSSEEIQKIKGCHSREICERLGVAVQDEVIHRDNLVLKEEIASYAA from the coding sequence ATGAATACCAGAGAGAAAATCCTCGCAAAATCCAAAAGACTGGTAGTAAAAGTAGGCAGTGCGGTAATTACCGGGGAAGACGGGCTTTCCCGCAATGTAATCGGGAACCTCTCTGCAGAACTTACCAGGTTTGCTAACCAAGGCTACGAGGTCGTTTTAGTTTCCTCAGGAGCTATCGCCTGCGGAAGAAAAAGACTAGGGCTTCCCAAACGGCCTTTTACCCTTACGGAAAAACAGGCCCTTGCTGCTACGGGTCAGGCAGGCCTTATCCAGACTTACGAAGAATATTTTACCCAGTATGGACAGCAGGTGGCTCAAATACTTCTTACCCGCGTTGACCTGGAAGATCGCAAACGCTATCTCCTGGCCAGAAATACCTTGATGACATTACTTCGCTGGCGGGTAATCCCCATTATCAATGAAAACGACACTGTTGCTGTAGAAGAAATCCAGTTTGGCGACAACGATCTCCTCTCTGCCATGGTAGTTGGGCTAATAGGGGCTGATCTTTTGATTTGCCTCTCAGACATCGACGCCCTTTATGATAAAGACCCTCGAGATCATCCCGATGCCAAGCCGGTGCGCTATGTTGAAGAGATAGATTCAAAGATAGAAGCTATGGCCGGCAAAAAACCAGGGCGCTTGGGCCGAGGTGGTATGGTCTCTAAGATTCGTGCGGCCAAGATGGTTACGTCCCTAGGGGTCCCCATGATAATTGCTCCTGGGCGTGAACCAATGATTCTTGAGCGTATTTTTTCAGGAGAAGAAATTGGCACGATGTTTTTGCCTGCCCGCAAGATGACAGCCAAAAAATTCTGGATTGCCTATCATCCACGCCCAGAAGGGGCCCTTGTGCTGGACGAAGGGGCGGTAAAGGCCTTGGTAGAAAAGGGCAAAAGCCTTCTGCCCGCTGGCATCAAAGAGGTGAAAGGAGTATTTGATAAAGGAGCCTGTGTGGAATGCCTTGATGAAAATGGCAGATGTATCGCTGTTGGGCTCAGTAATTTTTCTTCAGAAGAGATTCAAAAGATTAAGGGTTGTCATTCCCGAGAGATATGTGAGCGTTTAGGGGTTGCCGTCCAAGATGAAGTCATTCATCGGGACAATCTGGTGCTAAAAGAAGAAATCGCTTCTTATGCCGCTTAG
- a CDS encoding Smr/MutS family protein: protein MESKKGFNCPFETLAGKIKKETLPEKVPPSPASPDISFEEAMTGVKKIPGREKIYWKLVLKRPSMPGKEEKIDVKRLLAIRVRDTSEYVEELVMGFQKELFDALHQGKISVARTLNLRRLGAAEAEIILEQFFKESLARGDHCILIIHGRGLSSKKEPVLKTKVHEWLKRGPYRKYVIGFCSARKCDGGPGATYVLLSHRPLKKQLKKRNNLT, encoded by the coding sequence ATGGAGAGTAAAAAGGGCTTTAACTGCCCCTTTGAAACCCTTGCTGGCAAAATAAAAAAAGAAACCCTTCCCGAAAAAGTTCCTCCTTCTCCGGCAAGTCCTGATATCTCCTTTGAAGAAGCCATGACGGGGGTAAAAAAGATCCCGGGAAGGGAAAAAATTTACTGGAAGCTGGTCTTAAAGCGCCCCTCAATGCCAGGCAAAGAAGAAAAAATAGACGTTAAAAGGCTTCTTGCTATACGTGTCAGGGACACTTCCGAATACGTAGAAGAACTTGTTATGGGCTTTCAAAAAGAACTTTTTGATGCCCTTCACCAAGGGAAAATTTCTGTGGCGCGCACTCTTAACCTTCGGAGGCTTGGTGCGGCAGAGGCCGAAATAATTTTGGAACAGTTTTTCAAAGAATCCCTTGCCAGAGGAGACCACTGCATTCTAATCATTCACGGACGAGGGCTTTCTTCTAAGAAAGAGCCTGTCTTAAAAACCAAAGTACACGAGTGGCTCAAGCGAGGGCCCTACCGCAAATATGTGATAGGATTTTGTAGCGCCCGGAAATGTGACGGCGGCCCAGGCGCTACTTACGTGCTGCTTTCACACCGCCCCTTAAAAAAACAGCTCAAAAAACGTAATAACTTGACTTAA
- the atpE gene encoding ATP synthase F0 subunit C, with translation MKRVLSLTVLFLLTGVAMAFAAEGTQAALGNGFLGMVVLGSCLGIGVAASGCGVGMGHCVRGACEGIARNPELSGKLTVTMILGLAFIEALTLYALVLSFYLVFAKLPGYMALIGA, from the coding sequence ATGAAGAGAGTTTTGAGTCTTACGGTTCTTTTCCTTCTCACCGGAGTAGCCATGGCTTTTGCTGCAGAAGGGACACAGGCTGCTCTTGGCAATGGTTTCCTTGGTATGGTTGTTTTGGGTTCCTGCTTGGGTATCGGTGTTGCTGCTAGTGGTTGTGGTGTTGGCATGGGTCACTGTGTACGTGGTGCTTGTGAAGGTATTGCTCGTAACCCTGAACTTTCTGGTAAGCTCACCGTTACCATGATCTTGGGTCTTGCGTTTATCGAAGCTTTGACCCTTTATGCTCTCGTTTTGAGCTTCTACCTTGTCTTTGCTAAACTTCCTGGCTACATGGCGCTTATTGGTGCTTAA
- the obgE gene encoding GTPase ObgE: protein MARFVDQAKIYVKAGDGGHGCVSFRREKYVPRGGPDGGDGGKGGDVILEATSQLHTLYDFYHQTHFRAENGRPGMGKKMTGRAGRDLILRVPVGTVVRDAETGEILYDFTKDGERFVVARGGKGGRGNARFATPTRQAPRFAEPGEPGEERWIILELKLIADVGLVGLPNAGKSTLLARISAARPKIADYPFTTITPNLGVVKLDDERSFVVADIPGLIEGSHKGVGLGLDFLRHIERTKALLYVLDASRGEDSLKDFELLQKELSHYHPALLEKPSAIALNKIDIVHDHDFLNKLRAHFEEKGYPVYPISAVTGEGIKELLEGLWRLIHKVK, encoded by the coding sequence ATGGCACGTTTTGTTGATCAAGCAAAAATTTACGTAAAGGCTGGAGATGGTGGCCACGGTTGTGTCTCTTTTAGAAGGGAGAAGTATGTCCCGCGGGGCGGCCCTGATGGTGGCGACGGTGGCAAAGGCGGAGATGTCATTTTAGAGGCCACAAGCCAGCTCCATACCCTTTACGATTTTTACCACCAGACCCATTTTAGGGCGGAAAATGGTCGCCCTGGCATGGGTAAGAAAATGACAGGCCGGGCAGGGCGGGATTTGATTTTGCGGGTTCCAGTGGGCACGGTTGTCCGTGACGCAGAGACCGGCGAAATACTATACGACTTTACCAAAGACGGCGAAAGGTTTGTGGTGGCTCGAGGCGGAAAGGGGGGCCGTGGCAATGCCCGTTTTGCCACGCCTACTAGGCAGGCTCCAAGATTTGCTGAACCAGGAGAGCCTGGGGAAGAACGCTGGATAATCCTTGAGCTCAAACTCATTGCTGATGTTGGCCTGGTAGGACTACCTAACGCCGGTAAATCCACGCTTCTTGCCCGTATTTCTGCAGCACGTCCCAAAATAGCCGACTATCCCTTTACCACCATTACACCAAACTTGGGGGTGGTTAAACTTGACGACGAAAGGTCTTTTGTAGTGGCTGATATTCCCGGTCTTATTGAAGGATCCCACAAGGGTGTTGGCCTTGGCCTTGATTTTTTGCGTCATATAGAACGCACTAAAGCCTTGCTTTATGTACTTGATGCTTCTAGAGGTGAGGACTCTCTTAAAGATTTTGAACTCTTGCAGAAAGAACTTTCCCATTATCATCCTGCGCTTCTTGAGAAACCGTCAGCCATCGCCTTAAACAAAATAGACATTGTCCATGATCATGATTTCCTGAACAAATTGCGGGCCCATTTTGAAGAAAAAGGTTATCCTGTGTATCCTATTTCCGCGGTAACTGGGGAAGGAATCAAAGAATTGCTTGAAGGCCTTTGGCGTCTTATCCACAAGGTCAAATGA
- a CDS encoding PAS domain-containing hybrid sensor histidine kinase/response regulator, whose protein sequence is MSQFPFVDKEKLLESFLEYFHGFLTIIAPERKVLFANKPLVERTGYNPVGHYCYKAFHNLDRPCSFCPLEEVLAKGGTHTWEHKSPLDNRWYSVVNTPIELPDGRKGMFCIVIDVHEKTLAEKRGERHRLLFETIWNRAPLMILGIEPHTGEILLANKASEKILGYPPHELFGRKVFELISPEEREKAFKCCQQICQGEEKEDLEFSWITKDGEKRLLKSSCFLVNIPEEGNIIFNVARDITREKRLSEQLIQAQKMEAVGRLAGGLAHDFNNLLTSMTSYLDLLKAHKNNPEKIEQIIENIKLSLERTSNITQKLLTFSGKHPQKSTILDIARFLKDMREFWQRLVGENIEVKVFSPESEIYVQIDDTHLQQIIMNLVVNARDAMPEGGELTIKLEIKEADVSSFNEPDQDSIYAVLSITDSGTGIPEEILPHIFEPFFTTKPPGKGTGLGLAMVYSLVKQYGGHISVYTEKGKGTTFKLYFPVSLRTQKTYEQKQEKSFLSKTEKQYNILVVEDDDLVREPIVELLRSSGYQVEAASDGLAALEVLTKKKFDLVISDLIMPKMGGEKLAKKIKELYPDTKIILASGYPEGSIPIDGKLENIAFVSKPYSFSQLLRKIHEVLEIDS, encoded by the coding sequence ATGTCACAATTTCCTTTTGTCGATAAAGAGAAACTTTTAGAAAGTTTTTTGGAATATTTCCACGGCTTTTTAACCATTATAGCCCCTGAGAGAAAAGTCCTTTTTGCCAATAAACCGCTAGTTGAGCGCACGGGTTATAATCCTGTCGGGCACTATTGTTATAAAGCCTTCCACAACCTAGATAGACCTTGTTCTTTCTGCCCTCTTGAAGAAGTCCTTGCCAAAGGTGGTACCCACACCTGGGAACACAAAAGCCCTTTAGATAATCGCTGGTACAGTGTGGTAAACACCCCTATAGAACTTCCGGATGGCCGTAAAGGCATGTTTTGCATCGTGATAGACGTACACGAGAAAACGCTTGCTGAAAAACGTGGGGAAAGACATCGCCTTTTATTTGAAACCATCTGGAACAGAGCCCCTTTAATGATTCTAGGAATTGAACCTCATACCGGAGAAATACTTCTTGCCAATAAGGCCTCAGAAAAGATATTAGGCTACCCTCCTCATGAACTCTTTGGCCGCAAAGTTTTTGAGCTTATTTCTCCTGAAGAACGGGAAAAAGCCTTCAAGTGCTGTCAACAAATATGCCAGGGAGAAGAGAAAGAAGACTTAGAATTTTCCTGGATTACCAAAGACGGCGAGAAAAGGCTCCTTAAAAGCTCTTGCTTTCTCGTCAATATACCAGAAGAAGGAAACATTATATTTAATGTTGCAAGGGATATTACCAGAGAAAAACGTCTTTCTGAACAGCTTATCCAGGCTCAAAAAATGGAAGCGGTAGGGCGCTTGGCTGGAGGGTTGGCACACGATTTCAACAACCTACTTACTTCTATGACAAGCTATCTTGATCTTTTGAAGGCCCACAAAAACAACCCTGAAAAAATAGAACAAATCATAGAAAACATAAAACTGTCCTTAGAACGTACCAGCAACATTACCCAGAAACTTTTAACATTTAGTGGTAAACATCCCCAGAAAAGCACTATCCTGGATATAGCTCGCTTTCTTAAAGATATGCGCGAATTTTGGCAGAGATTAGTAGGGGAAAACATCGAAGTCAAAGTATTTTCACCGGAGAGCGAAATCTATGTCCAGATAGACGACACCCATCTTCAGCAAATCATTATGAACCTGGTCGTTAACGCCCGCGATGCTATGCCAGAAGGAGGCGAACTAACCATCAAGCTCGAAATAAAAGAGGCAGACGTCTCTTCCTTTAATGAACCCGACCAAGATAGCATCTATGCCGTTTTAAGTATTACCGACTCGGGCACTGGAATCCCGGAAGAAATACTGCCCCACATATTTGAGCCTTTTTTCACCACTAAGCCCCCAGGCAAGGGAACAGGGCTTGGTCTTGCTATGGTCTATTCCCTGGTAAAGCAATACGGCGGGCACATTTCGGTTTATACGGAAAAAGGCAAGGGCACTACCTTTAAGCTTTATTTCCCCGTCTCTTTGAGGACTCAGAAAACCTATGAACAAAAACAAGAAAAATCTTTTCTCTCTAAAACAGAAAAGCAATACAACATTCTTGTAGTAGAAGACGATGATCTTGTTCGTGAACCCATTGTAGAACTTTTAAGAAGCTCAGGCTACCAGGTAGAAGCAGCCTCAGATGGTCTTGCTGCCCTGGAAGTACTTACCAAGAAGAAGTTTGACCTAGTAATTTCCGATCTCATCATGCCCAAAATGGGAGGCGAAAAACTCGCCAAAAAAATAAAAGAACTTTACCCCGATACCAAAATCATCCTGGCCTCAGGATACCCTGAGGGCAGCATTCCCATTGATGGCAAATTAGAAAACATAGCCTTTGTCTCCAAGCCTTATTCTTTCTCTCAGCTCCTGCGAAAGATACACGAAGTCCTTGAAATAGATTCTTAA
- the queA gene encoding tRNA preQ1(34) S-adenosylmethionine ribosyltransferase-isomerase QueA, with the protein MAEEKIPEIFDLETYQYELPEELIAQYPSQKREESRLLVLDRKNKKVTHHEKFAEIEKYFKASDLLIVNDTKVFPARLYARKETGGQVEILLLRLPEKEKPVPALYRGKRLRRGTRLKFEKGLEGIVRETLGEGKILLSFVNVDDPLKLIYEIGRVPLPPYIKRSPKEEDLFRYQTVYARKPGAVAAPTAGFHFTQTLLKKLQEKGVQLLSITLHVGYGTFAPVKVKDIRKHKIHEEYVEVSREVAEKINRAKDEGKSIFAVGTTTVRTLEFSALKTGKVEPTSSWCDLYIYPGFKFKVVDHLITNFHLPKSSLFILVSAFAGLDLIKKAYQEAIERKYRFFSYGDAMLIL; encoded by the coding sequence ATGGCGGAAGAAAAAATTCCCGAAATATTTGACCTTGAAACTTACCAATACGAACTTCCAGAAGAACTCATTGCGCAATATCCCAGCCAAAAGCGCGAAGAAAGCCGTCTTTTAGTGCTAGACCGCAAAAATAAAAAAGTCACCCATCACGAAAAATTTGCAGAAATAGAAAAATATTTCAAAGCTAGTGATCTTCTAATTGTAAATGACACAAAAGTTTTCCCAGCAAGGCTTTACGCTAGAAAAGAAACCGGAGGGCAGGTAGAAATCTTACTTTTAAGGCTCCCTGAAAAAGAAAAACCCGTACCTGCTCTTTACCGCGGCAAAAGACTTCGCAGAGGGACAAGACTTAAATTTGAAAAAGGCCTCGAAGGAATTGTCAGGGAAACCCTCGGCGAAGGTAAGATCCTTCTTTCTTTTGTGAATGTAGACGATCCTTTAAAACTCATATATGAGATAGGGCGTGTGCCCCTTCCGCCGTATATTAAACGCAGCCCCAAAGAAGAAGATCTTTTTCGGTACCAAACAGTTTATGCCAGAAAGCCCGGCGCAGTAGCTGCCCCTACGGCAGGCTTTCACTTTACTCAGACACTACTGAAAAAATTGCAAGAAAAAGGCGTGCAATTGCTTTCCATCACCCTCCATGTGGGATACGGGACCTTTGCCCCGGTAAAAGTAAAAGATATCCGCAAGCACAAGATCCACGAAGAATACGTTGAGGTGTCCCGGGAAGTAGCTGAAAAAATTAACCGGGCCAAAGATGAAGGAAAAAGTATTTTTGCTGTAGGCACTACCACTGTGCGCACCCTTGAGTTTTCCGCCCTAAAAACAGGAAAGGTAGAACCTACTTCTTCCTGGTGTGATCTTTATATCTATCCGGGGTTTAAATTTAAAGTCGTAGATCACCTGATAACTAATTTTCACCTTCCCAAATCAAGCCTTTTTATTTTGGTCTCAGCCTTTGCCGGGCTCGATTTAATCAAAAAAGCTTACCAGGAAGCCATTGAAAGAAAATATCGCTTTTTCTCCTACGGAGACGCCATGCTAATCTTGTGA